One region of Candidatus Dormiibacterota bacterium genomic DNA includes:
- a CDS encoding helix-hairpin-helix domain-containing protein yields the protein MLRYVALLAAIVVAALAIWHPAPHPPILAAAAAEPHLRPTHGRAKKTSAARALVYVVGAVARPGLYRVPASGRADDAVRAAGGMLPGADAAGVNLAARVGDGDEIDVPRIGEAPRRAASARRSSHGSRKSRGKAPPAQPVDLNDADAAALSAVPGIGATVAARIVALRDREGPYDSYDELLDVAGMSPARLAHAQPYLMLR from the coding sequence ATGTTGCGATATGTTGCACTCCTCGCCGCCATCGTCGTCGCGGCATTGGCCATCTGGCACCCGGCACCGCATCCGCCCATACTCGCGGCCGCGGCTGCGGAACCCCACCTCCGCCCAACCCATGGGCGAGCCAAAAAGACGAGCGCGGCGAGGGCGTTGGTCTACGTCGTGGGAGCGGTCGCGCGGCCGGGGCTCTACCGCGTGCCCGCGAGTGGACGCGCCGACGACGCCGTGCGAGCGGCGGGGGGAATGCTCCCGGGTGCCGATGCAGCCGGCGTCAACCTGGCCGCACGGGTGGGTGACGGCGACGAAATCGACGTACCGCGAATCGGCGAGGCGCCTCGAAGGGCGGCCTCGGCGCGCCGGAGCAGCCACGGCTCCCGGAAGTCCCGCGGTAAAGCGCCGCCCGCGCAGCCGGTCGATCTCAACGACGCGGATGCGGCAGCCCTTTCGGCGGTTCCCGGGATCGGCGCAACCGTGGCCGCCCGCATCGTTGCGCTGCGCGATCGCGAGGGGCCATACGATTCGTACGACGAGTTGCTCGATGTCGCCGGGATGAGCCCGGCGCGCCTCGCGCACGCCCAGCCGTATCTGATGCTGCGTTAG